A part of Gemmatimonadota bacterium genomic DNA contains:
- a CDS encoding exodeoxyribonuclease V subunit gamma, translating into MVGLDDGVFRGRDRRSAFDLLEHERRAGIVDFRSDDRQLFLDTLMAAEAADLAYGGRAVNDNCRGRRRW; encoded by the coding sequence ATGGTGGGATTGGATGACGGCGTCTTCCGCGGCCGCGACCGGCGTTCGGCGTTCGACCTGCTGGAGCATGAGCGACGCGCGGGGATCGTGGACTTTCGTAGCGACGACCGGCAGCTCTTCCTCGATACGCTGATGGCGGCGGAGGCGGCTGATCTCGCCTATGGCGGCCGGGCGGTGAACGACAACTGCCGCGGGCGCCGTCGGTGGTGA